A single region of the Streptomyces sp. NBC_01381 genome encodes:
- a CDS encoding MFS transporter, with translation MPSPARNRTEPPKQLKQLKRSAELTLCACVLVAQSMVAAINLLIPQLTSSSVHPSSSELLWTVDAYVIVFAGLLIPAGAIGDRYGRKGALLCGLGLFAAGATVSALATGPVPLIAGRGVSGAGAALIMPATMSILVRTASPEHRPRAVASWALAAGLGGFAGNAVGGLIGQYLPWRALFWVMVPLAALLALAVVRTTPRTEKSVGAAIDPLGATLLTGGLVAVLFGIIESPTHGWTSARIVIAYGVGAALIGAFVAHALRSRSPLFDPRVFGSRRLRAATLGTAASFFGLFSLFYVNSQYLQYVKGYGAARAGLAIVPLTVGMILVPRFAARWSKRPRPLVGGGLLLIGLGLLGASTAHEGTPYAAYACWLLVISAGTGLSMPALALGVVSSLPPHQAGLGSGLGTSAREVGAALGVAVTGTVLASHPGFTSGMEAALRVVGLTVVAAAALVTLGYRTGRTAPPAADRAAAGGAVDERAYGQSRTR, from the coding sequence TTGCCCTCGCCTGCCCGAAACCGGACCGAGCCGCCCAAGCAGCTCAAGCAGCTCAAGCGCTCGGCCGAACTCACCCTCTGTGCCTGCGTGCTCGTCGCGCAGAGCATGGTCGCCGCCATCAACCTCCTTATCCCGCAACTGACTTCGTCGTCCGTCCACCCGTCGTCGAGCGAACTGCTGTGGACGGTCGACGCGTACGTCATCGTCTTCGCGGGGCTGCTCATCCCCGCGGGCGCCATCGGCGACCGCTACGGACGCAAGGGCGCGCTGCTCTGCGGGCTCGGCCTCTTCGCCGCGGGCGCCACGGTCAGCGCGCTCGCCACCGGACCCGTCCCGCTGATCGCCGGACGCGGTGTCTCCGGCGCGGGCGCCGCGCTGATCATGCCCGCGACCATGTCGATCCTGGTGCGCACCGCATCGCCCGAGCACCGGCCGCGCGCGGTCGCCTCCTGGGCGCTCGCCGCCGGGCTCGGCGGCTTCGCGGGGAACGCGGTCGGCGGCCTGATCGGCCAGTATCTGCCGTGGCGCGCCCTGTTCTGGGTGATGGTGCCGCTCGCGGCGCTGCTCGCCCTGGCCGTGGTGCGCACAACTCCCCGTACGGAGAAGTCGGTCGGTGCCGCCATCGACCCCCTCGGCGCCACGCTCCTGACCGGCGGTCTCGTCGCGGTGCTCTTCGGCATCATCGAGAGCCCGACGCACGGCTGGACGTCGGCGCGCATCGTCATCGCGTATGGAGTGGGCGCCGCTCTCATCGGGGCATTTGTCGCGCACGCCCTGCGCTCCCGCTCGCCGCTCTTCGACCCGCGGGTCTTCGGGTCCCGCAGGCTGCGGGCCGCGACGCTCGGCACGGCCGCGTCCTTCTTCGGCCTCTTCTCGCTCTTCTACGTCAACTCGCAGTATCTGCAGTACGTGAAGGGGTACGGCGCCGCCCGTGCGGGCCTGGCCATCGTGCCGCTCACCGTCGGCATGATCCTGGTCCCCAGGTTCGCGGCACGCTGGTCGAAGCGGCCCCGCCCGCTGGTCGGCGGCGGACTGCTCCTGATCGGGCTCGGCCTGCTCGGCGCGTCAACGGCGCACGAGGGCACGCCCTACGCGGCGTACGCCTGCTGGCTGCTCGTCATCTCGGCGGGCACGGGTCTCTCCATGCCCGCGCTCGCCCTCGGCGTCGTCTCGTCGCTGCCGCCGCACCAGGCGGGCCTCGGCTCGGGGCTCGGGACGTCGGCGCGGGAGGTCGGGGCGGCGCTCGGGGTGGCCGTCACGGGGACGGTCCTCGCCTCGCACCCGGGGTTCACCTCCGGGATGGAGGCGGCACTGCGGGTCGTGGGGCTCACGGTGGTGGCCGCGGCGGCACTGGTCACCCTCGGGTACCGGACCGGACGCACCGCACCCCCGGCTGCCGATCGAGCGGCGGCCGGGGGCGCGGTGGACGAACGCGCGTACGGGCAGAGCCGGACGCGATGA
- a CDS encoding LysR family transcriptional regulator — MAHSEVAPSDPGRGLDLNLLLALDVLLDEESVSGAARRLYLSEPAMSRTLGRIRKALGDPVLVRAGRRMVPTPHALAVRAEVSAVVERARALFAGPGAADLRTVSRTLTVLGSDVIAAAYGPALFARAVAEAPGVRIRFLGESHVDAPVLREGTADLEVGVIDTVAPEVRIERLHDDRMLGVVRPGHPLLRGELTPERFAAADHITVSRKGRLHGPLDAALAELGLERRVVGSVGTYPSSLFVLLHTDLVGLVTSWARPLTDTLGLVTFDVPLDLPPLRLAIAWHPRHDADPAHAWLRGCVRDLLEVT, encoded by the coding sequence ATGGCGCATTCCGAAGTGGCGCCGTCCGATCCGGGCCGGGGCCTCGACCTGAACCTCCTGCTCGCCCTCGACGTGCTGCTCGACGAGGAGAGCGTCTCCGGCGCCGCCCGCCGTCTGTATCTGTCCGAGCCCGCGATGAGCCGCACCCTGGGCCGTATCCGCAAGGCGCTCGGCGACCCCGTCCTGGTGCGGGCGGGGCGGCGGATGGTCCCCACCCCGCACGCGCTCGCCGTCCGGGCCGAGGTGAGCGCCGTGGTGGAACGCGCCCGCGCGCTGTTCGCCGGTCCCGGCGCGGCCGATCTGCGCACCGTGTCCCGCACCCTCACCGTCCTCGGCAGCGACGTGATCGCCGCCGCGTACGGCCCCGCGCTCTTCGCCCGCGCCGTGGCCGAGGCCCCCGGCGTACGCATCCGGTTCCTCGGCGAGAGCCATGTGGACGCGCCCGTGCTGCGCGAGGGGACGGCCGATCTGGAGGTCGGGGTGATCGACACGGTCGCGCCCGAGGTGCGGATCGAGCGACTGCACGACGACCGGATGCTGGGTGTCGTACGTCCCGGACACCCCTTGCTGCGCGGCGAGTTGACGCCCGAGCGGTTCGCCGCCGCCGATCACATCACGGTCTCCCGCAAGGGCAGACTGCACGGCCCGCTGGATGCCGCGCTCGCCGAACTGGGTCTTGAGCGGCGGGTGGTGGGCAGCGTCGGCACCTATCCGTCCTCCCTCTTCGTGCTGCTCCACACCGATCTGGTGGGCCTGGTCACCTCCTGGGCCCGGCCGCTCACCGACACCCTGGGCCTGGTCACCTTCGACGTCCCGCTCGACCTGCCGCCACTGCGCCTTGCCATCGCCTGGCATCCCCGGCACGACGCGGATCCGGCGCACGCGTGGCTGCGGGGGTGTGTGCGGGATCTCCTTGAGGTCACCTGA
- a CDS encoding helix-turn-helix transcriptional regulator: protein MSEQVHNRLAMVRAERKVSRQSLAEAVGVHYQTIGYIERGQYNPSLDLALKIAEFFGLPVEALFSLRPFRPLTDEVYGRSQG, encoded by the coding sequence ATGAGCGAGCAAGTGCACAACAGGTTGGCGATGGTGCGCGCGGAGCGAAAGGTGTCGCGTCAGAGCCTGGCCGAGGCGGTGGGGGTCCATTACCAGACCATCGGTTACATCGAGCGTGGGCAGTACAACCCGAGCCTCGACCTGGCGCTGAAGATCGCGGAGTTCTTCGGGCTGCCGGTGGAGGCGTTGTTCTCGCTCCGGCCGTTCCGCCCGCTCACGGATGAGGTCTACGGGAGGAGTCAGGGATGA